A region of the Methylobacterium nodulans ORS 2060 genome:
TCCGCATTGGTGATGAAGTACGGAGACAGGTAGCCGCGGTCGAACTGCATGCCCTCGACCACGTCGAGCTCGGTCTCGGCCGTCTTGGCCTCCTCGACCGTGATCACGCCCTCGTTGCCGACCTTCTGCATCGCCTGGGCGATCATCTGGCCGATGTCCTTGTCGCCATTGGCCGAGATGGTGCCGACCTGGGCGATCTCCTCGGAGGCCGAGACCTTCTTGGAGCGGCCCTGGATGTCCTTGACCACCGCGGTGACCGCAAGGTCGATGCCGCGCTTGAGGTCCATCGGGTTCATGCCGGCGGCGACGTACTTGGCGCCTTCCTTGACGATGGCCTGGGCCAGCACGGTCGCCGTGGTGGTGCCATCACCCGCGAGATCGTTGGTCTTCGAGGCCACCTCGCGCACCATCTGGGCGCCCATGTTCTCGAACTTGTCGGCGAGCTCGATCTCTTTCGCGACCGTCACGCCGTCCTTGGTGATGCGGGGTGCCCCGAAGCTCTTCTCGATCACCACGTTGCGGCCCTTCGGGCCGAGCGTCACCTTCACCGCATCCGCCAGGATGTCGACGCCGCGCAGCATCTTGTCGCGCGCGTCGGAGGCGAAACGGACGTCTTTCGCTGCCATGTCCAATCCTCTCTGAACGATTGTCTTATCGTCGATCGTCCGCGCGGCGCCCGTCATCGGCGCCCGGGCGGCGGACGTCTCACAGGAATCCGGTTCCCGCCCTCAGGCGAGGACGCCCATGATGTCGGATTCCTTCATGATCAGGAGATCCTGACCGTCGATCTTGACCTCGGTGCCGGACCACTTGCCGAACAGCACGCGGTCGCCGGCCTTGACGTCGAGGGGGACGAGCTTGCCGGTTTCGTCGCGGGCGCCCGGGCCGACGGCGACGATCTCGCCCTCCTGCGGCTTCTCCTTGGCGGTGTCCGGGATGATGATGCCGCCCTTGGTCTTCTCCTCGCTCTCGATGCGACGGACGACCACGCGGTCGTGCAGCGGACGGAATTGCATGTGCTGCCCTCTTGCTTCCCACAAGGACTTGCGGTTGGTGCGGCGGCGCGGCGCCCGCCGGCCTGCTAGCACTCTTACGAAGTGAGTGCCAAGGCTGGCGGTGAGTTATGCGGAGCCTTCGGGCGAGTCAAGACGGTCCGCGAGATCGCCGCGGCCCCATCCAGGAACCTTCCCCGATGATCACCCTGCACGGTCCCGGTGGCGTCGTCGCTGAGGGCGCGGCCTGCGCGGCGCCCCCGCCCCACGCGACATGGCTCGACCTCGTCGATCCGAACGAGACCGAGATCGCGCTGGCCGAGGAGGCGACCGGCCTCGCCGTGCCCTCCCGGGAGGCGCTGAGCGAGGTGGAGCGGTCGAGCCGCCTGCGGCGGCGGCGGGACGCGCTCTATCTCAGCACCCCGATGGTCTCCTTCGTGCCGGGCGACCTTTCGCTGCGCCCGCTCGGCTTCATTCTGACCCGCGAGCGGCTGGTGTCGATCCGCTTCCAGCCGCTGGCCGCCTTCGATACCGTGAAGCAGCGCCAGGCGGAGCATGACGGCCCGGAAACCAGCGTCGGGGTGTTCGGCGCGCTCGTCGCGGAACTCGTCGATGCCATGGCCGACAGCCTGGAGGCGATGAGCGACGCCCTCGACGCGCTCTCGACCCGCGTCTTCCACTTCGACGCCGCCCAGGGCGGGCAGGCGGCCCCGAAACGCCGCGACCTCGCGCTGCGGCGCATCCTCGGCGAGATCGGCCGCCGGGGAAAGGCCCTCGCCAAGCTGCGGGCCGCCCTCGTCGGCCTCGACCGCATCGTGCCGTTCGTGGCGAGCGAGGCCACCTGGCTCAAGCCCGAGGATCACGCCCATCTCGATACGCTGCACCTCGACATCGCCTCGCTGGAGGAATTCGAGACGCGCCTCTCCGAGACCGTGCAGTTCCTCCTCGACGCGGCGCTCGGGCTCATCAACATCGAGCAGAACAACACCTTCCGGGTGCTCACGGTGGTGTCGATCATCGGCATCCCGCCGACTCTGATCGCATCGATGTACGGCATGAACTTCAAGCACATGCCGGAGCTCGACTGGGCCTGGGGCTACCCCTACGGGCTGGGCCTGATCCTGCTGAGCGCGCTGGCGCCGGCGGTGTGGTTCAAGGCGAAGGGCTGGTTCTGACCCGCGGGCCTCGATCGGCCTCAAGGCCAGGGGCCGCCCACATGCGGGGAATCGGGCTGCCGAGGGCCGCTGGAGCATCGCGCGACCTAGCTGCGCCGACGCACTTAAGGACATCTTCGCCGCTGGTACCTAGAATCCCCCCGTTCCGTCCCGCAATCCCCGAAAGCCCGGACATGGCGGTCATCGCAGCCTTCGTGATCAATGCCGCGCTGAACTTCGCGCTCGGGCTCCTGATCGCCCGGTTCCTCGGGCCGGCGGATTTCGGCCGCTTCGCGCTCGGCACGGCGGGCGCCGTGCTGCTCAACACGCTCCTGTTCGAATGGCTGCGCCTCTCGGCCACGCGCTTCTACTCCGACCGGGTGCGCCGGCACGAGCCCTGGATCCGCCACATGCTGAACCGCGCCTATGCGGCCGTGGCCGTGGGGCTCTTCGGCGCGGCGCTCATCTGCCTCGGCGGCGGCGAGGCCGCGGCGGGCTGGCGCGACGAGGCGCGGCTCTCAGCCGCGGCGGCCGCGGCGGCGATCGGCATCGGCCTCTTCGACGCCTACGCGGCGCTCGCCCGGGCGCGGTTCGCGGGCGGCCTCTACCTCCGGCTGGTGCTCGCCAAGAACGCGATCGCGGCTTTGCTGATGACCGGGACGGCGTGGCTCCTCCCCTCCCCGGCCCTGGTGATGGTGGCGGGCGGCCTGAGTCAGCTCCTTGCGGTGCTGGCAGTCCGGCAGGCGCTCGCCGACCCGGCGCGGGCCGAAGCGCGCCGGCACGGGCCGGAGACCCTGCGGCTCTTCCTCGGCTACGGCCTGCCGCTCATCGCCGCCAATGCCGTCTATCACCTGATGCCCTTCGCGAACCGCGCAGCCATCGCGGCGGCGGCCGGATTCGCGGAATCCGGCTACTTCTCCCTCGCCGCCGATATCGGCGGGCGCATCTTCAGCACGCTCGGGGCCGCCCTCGACCTGCTGCTGTTCCAGCTCGCCGTGCGGGCGGAGGAGCACCACGGCGCGGCCGCGGGCGAGGATCAGGTGGCCCGCAACGCCGCCGTCGTGGTCGCCCTCATGCTTCCGTCCGCGGCGGGGTTCTGGCTCGTGGCGCCCGCCGTCGAGGCGATCGTGGTGCCGGAGGCCTTCCGCGGGCATTTCACCCATTACACGCTGATCCTGCTGCCCGGCCTGTTCGCCGGCGCGCTGATGAACTTCGCCCTCAACCCGATCTTCCAGATCCGGCGCCGCACGCGGCCGGTGATTGCCGCCGCCCTGATCGGCGCCGCCGTGAACGCGTTCGGCGTGCTGACGCTGGCGGGACGCTTCGGCGCGTCCGGCATCGCGGCGGCGCAGTCGCTCGGCCTCATCGCCGCCTGCGGCTTCCTCGGCCTGCGGGGCCTGGCCGGGCCGCAGCGCCTGCGCCTGCCGTTGCGCGACCTCGGGGCGACGCTCGCCGCGACGACGGTGATGGTTGTGGCCGTGCTGCCCCTGCGCGGGCTCGCGCCCTGGCTGGCGCTGGCCTCGAGCGTGGCCGTCGGCGCGGCGGTCTACGGGACGCTGGTCTGGAGCTTCGACATCGCGGGACTGCGGACGGCGGTGGCGCCGCGCCTGCGGCGGGCGGTCCCGGCAGAATAGGGCTGGTCGCGCGGTGCCGAGCCAGGCGGCTCTGCTCCGGCTCAGGGCCTTGCGAAGACGCCCCGTCGCGGCCCGCGAGGCACGATGGTGGGGCGCGCCGCCGGCAGCCGGCGTGACACGGCCCCGCTTGCACAGCCGGCGCCTTCGCCGCATTCCTCGGCGGACCGGCCGATCCTGGCCGCCAGGGATTTCCGACCATGAGCGTGTACCAGCCCCGGACCGAGGCGGAGGCGGCGGACCTGGTCGCCGCTGCGGCAGCGCGGCGGGAGCGGCTGCGCATCGTGGGCGGCGGGACGCGGACGGCGATCGGGCGTCCGGCCCAGGACGAGGCGACGCTCTCCTCGGGCGGGCTCACCGGCATCACCCTCTACGAGCCGGCCGAGCTGGTGATCCGGGCGCTCGCCGGCACGCCGCTCGCCGAGGTGGAGGCGCGGCTCGCCGCGGCGCATCAGATGCTGCCCTTCGAGCCGATGGACCACCGGGCGCTGCTCGGCTCCGCGGGCGAGCCGACGATCGGGGCGGTCGCGGCCGGCAACATCTCGGGACCGCGCCGGATCACCGCCGGGGCGGCCCGCGACAGCCTGATCGGCGTGCGCTTCGTCAACGGTCGGGGCGAGGTGGTGAAGTCGGGTGGGCGGGTGATGAAGAACGTCACTGGCCTCGACCTCGTGAAGCTGATGGCGGGGTCCTGGGGCACGCTCGGGTTCCTCACCGAAGTGACCTTCAAGGTGCTCCCGGTTCCGGAGCGCACCGCGACGCTCGTCTTTCCCGGGCTCGACGACGGGCGCGCCGTCGAGGCGCTCAGCCTCGGCCTCGGCTCGCCCTTCGAGATCACCGGGGCGGCGCATTGGCCGGCCGGGATCGGCGCGGCGCAGGCGCGCACCTTCCTGCGCATCGAGGGCTTCTCCGCCTCGATCGACTACCGGCTCGGCGAGCTGCGCCGGCTGCTGCGGCGCTTCGGCACCCCGGAGGTCATCGAAGGCGAGGCGGCGACCGCCCACTGGAGGGCGGTGCGGGATGCCACGCCCTTGGCGGCGGAGGGCGACGGCGCGGTCTGGCGGATCTCCACGGCGCCGAGCCGCGGCCCGCAGGTCACGGCCGCGATCGCGCGGGAGCGGATGGCGACGTGGTTCTACGACTGGGGCGGCGGCCTGATCTGGCTGAGGACCGACACGGCCGGGGATGCGGGCGCCGCTCTCGTGCGGGCGGCGGTGGCCCGGGCCGGCGGCCACGCGACGCTGGTGCGCGCGCCGGAGGCGGTGCGCGCCTCCGTGCCGGTCTTCGAGCCCCTGTCGGAGCCGCTGATGCGGCTCACCGCCGGCATCAAGGCGGCGCATGATCCGGCCGGTTTGTTCAATCCGGGGCGGATGTATGCGGGAGTTTAGTGCGGCTCAGGCACCGCCGACAGCGCCTGCCGGCGCCGAACTCAGCTGTCGCCTGCCAGAAGAATGGAAATTAAATTTCCACCTTCCTGCCCACTTGCTGGACCAGAGAGGATTTTTCGTGCATCTCTCCGGGAGGTCGAGTTGTCGCTCGAAATGATTCGGGCGTCACGACCATGTGTCGTCCGGCTTTCGGCGAGGACTGGATGCCAATTCCTGAATTTCTGTTTCCCAAGCCCATCGTCATTGGCTCGCCTCCAGCAGCATCAGCACTCGGCGGAGCCGGTCCCGCCCAGCATCGCAAAACGAACTTCCGGATCGACCGGCAAGAGCAGGACAATTGGTGCTGGTCGGCAGTCGGCGTCAGCATCGAACGATTTTACGACCACACCCAAACGCGCACGCAGTGTGAGCTGGCGAACACGGCGCTTGGCCGCCAGGATTGCTGTACCGACGGAGCCGACGACGCGGGGAAGTGCGACAAGCCGTGGTATCTCGACCGCGTGCTCCGCATCACGGGCAACCTGGAGGACGTGGCGCAGGGTGCCCTGCCCTTCGCCGATCTGCAGACGCGCATCAACAGCGACTTGGTCGTCGGCTGCAGAATCGGGTGGTATGATGGCGGCGGTCACTTCGCCGTTGTCATCGGCTGGCACGTCGCCGGGACCGGCCGGACCTATATCGACATTGCGGATCCGATCTGGATGGAAACGCAGGTGCCTTACGATGACTTTCCTTCGTTGTATCAGACCGGAGGCGACTGGACGCATTCGTACTTGACGGGTCCCGCGACGGCTGGCGGCGCCGTCGCACAAGCGGACATCGATGATCCGGACCTGCTGGGAGCTTGACCGTGAGCCTTGTATTGAAATCCGCACCCGCCACGGGTCGGGCCGTGGTCAGACGAGCATTGCGGGATCTCTGGGATCAGGGCCCCACCGCTGACGCCGCGGGCGGAGCCGCGATCAATCTCGCGGAACCGATCCCGCTGTACCGCCTTGGCCTCAATCAGATTGACGCGACCGGCGGCCTCACCCAGGCGCAGCATGTCGGCTGGCGGTATCTTCTCGAAACGGCGGGCGGGGATACCGCCGTGGCAGACGTCGGCGAGGTGGGCGGCGGGGAAACGCGCTTCGCCAGCCTCGCCCGCGGCGAGAATGCCCGGCGCTTGATCGAGGCGGCCACGCTGGCGGAATCCGTGGCGCAACAGAAGCCTGAGGAGTATGAGGTTCGCATCCTGGATGTTCCGGCCCTACACGTCTCGGCAATCTGGCTCGCCGGCGAGAACAACATCTTCATTCCCTATTTGGACATGAAGAGGCTGCGTGGCGCCAAGGTCGACGTGGCGGATGATTTCCTGAATACGCTGGCGTCGCGCGCCCAGACCTTGACCAAGGCACTCTCGCAGATGGATCAGCGGCCGGACTTCAGATCGGGACCGTGATCTCCCCCACCCCTCCGCCGCGGGCTCGTCGCGCCGCAGGAGCTGGATCGTCATCGGCAGATCGCAGGCGCGGCGGATCCCGGCGACCGAGAGGGCGGGTTCGGCGAGGGAAATGGCTGTATTGAGAAATTCCGCCGCCGGCTTGCCCGGATGCGGCGATACAGGCGCCCCACGCGCCTTGAAATTGGTCTAGAACACGCCCGGCCCGCGAGAAGCCGACCCGACAAAGCGTGACCGAGGAACCGTCGTGCAGACCAATTTCACTCCAGCGCAGCTCGCCGACCCGGCCATGGCGGCCTCGGAGAAGATCCTGCGCACCTGCGTGCATTGTGGTTTCTGCACCGCCACCTGCCCGACCTACCTGCTGCTCGGCGACGAGCTCGACTCCCCGCGCGGACGCATCTACCTGATCAAGGACATGCTGGAAGGGGCCAAGCCCGCCACCCCCCAGGTGGTCAAGCACATCGATCGCTGCCTCTCCTGCCTCTCCTGCATGACCACCTGCCCCTCGGGCGTGCACTACATGCACCTCGTCGATCACGCCCGGGCCTATATCGAAGACACCTACCGGCGCCCCGCTTCCGATCGCTGGATGCGGGCGCTGCTGGCGCGGGTGCTGCCCTATCCGAACCGCTTCCGCCTCGCGCTCCTCGCCGCGGCGCTCGGGCGGCCGTTCCGCGGCTTCGTCGCCGGGCTGCCGCGGGTGGGCAGCCGGCTCGCCGCCATGCTCGACCTCGCGCCGGGCGCACTGCCGACCCGGTCCGCCGCCGACCGCCCCGGCCGCTTCCCGCCGGACGGCCCCGCCCGGGGGCGGGTCGCGCTCCTGCGCGGCTGCGCCCAGTCGGTGCTGCGGCCCGACTTCAACG
Encoded here:
- the groES gene encoding co-chaperone GroES, with amino-acid sequence MQFRPLHDRVVVRRIESEEKTKGGIIIPDTAKEKPQEGEIVAVGPGARDETGKLVPLDVKAGDRVLFGKWSGTEVKIDGQDLLIMKESDIMGVLA
- a CDS encoding magnesium transporter CorA family protein, producing MITLHGPGGVVAEGAACAAPPPHATWLDLVDPNETEIALAEEATGLAVPSREALSEVERSSRLRRRRDALYLSTPMVSFVPGDLSLRPLGFILTRERLVSIRFQPLAAFDTVKQRQAEHDGPETSVGVFGALVAELVDAMADSLEAMSDALDALSTRVFHFDAAQGGQAAPKRRDLALRRILGEIGRRGKALAKLRAALVGLDRIVPFVASEATWLKPEDHAHLDTLHLDIASLEEFETRLSETVQFLLDAALGLINIEQNNTFRVLTVVSIIGIPPTLIASMYGMNFKHMPELDWAWGYPYGLGLILLSALAPAVWFKAKGWF
- a CDS encoding lipopolysaccharide biosynthesis protein, which encodes MAVIAAFVINAALNFALGLLIARFLGPADFGRFALGTAGAVLLNTLLFEWLRLSATRFYSDRVRRHEPWIRHMLNRAYAAVAVGLFGAALICLGGGEAAAGWRDEARLSAAAAAAAIGIGLFDAYAALARARFAGGLYLRLVLAKNAIAALLMTGTAWLLPSPALVMVAGGLSQLLAVLAVRQALADPARAEARRHGPETLRLFLGYGLPLIAANAVYHLMPFANRAAIAAAAGFAESGYFSLAADIGGRIFSTLGAALDLLLFQLAVRAEEHHGAAAGEDQVARNAAVVVALMLPSAAGFWLVAPAVEAIVVPEAFRGHFTHYTLILLPGLFAGALMNFALNPIFQIRRRTRPVIAAALIGAAVNAFGVLTLAGRFGASGIAAAQSLGLIAACGFLGLRGLAGPQRLRLPLRDLGATLAATTVMVVAVLPLRGLAPWLALASSVAVGAAVYGTLVWSFDIAGLRTAVAPRLRRAVPAE
- the glcE gene encoding glycolate oxidase subunit GlcE, producing MSVYQPRTEAEAADLVAAAAARRERLRIVGGGTRTAIGRPAQDEATLSSGGLTGITLYEPAELVIRALAGTPLAEVEARLAAAHQMLPFEPMDHRALLGSAGEPTIGAVAAGNISGPRRITAGAARDSLIGVRFVNGRGEVVKSGGRVMKNVTGLDLVKLMAGSWGTLGFLTEVTFKVLPVPERTATLVFPGLDDGRAVEALSLGLGSPFEITGAAHWPAGIGAAQARTFLRIEGFSASIDYRLGELRRLLRRFGTPEVIEGEAATAHWRAVRDATPLAAEGDGAVWRISTAPSRGPQVTAAIARERMATWFYDWGGGLIWLRTDTAGDAGAALVRAAVARAGGHATLVRAPEAVRASVPVFEPLSEPLMRLTAGIKAAHDPAGLFNPGRMYAGV